In Trifolium pratense cultivar HEN17-A07 linkage group LG7, ARS_RC_1.1, whole genome shotgun sequence, a genomic segment contains:
- the LOC123895188 gene encoding vicilin-like seed storage protein At2g18540, which yields MLRNQTKMSRDVNGNGVPARNATSSEKDDGEPPSKRASNKIQEDSDVDTETDKKHRSSRKKARESSDSDSDSDKRSRRKRKSRRRYRSDSDSESDSGSDSDSESYESERSGSDSEYSGSESETVRKERKKKKEKRRRREREEEKRRRRKEKEKKQRKKEKEEERRKKEKRKEKKKEKKERGKKGAVTNLWGKYGIIRETDMWTKRPEFTAWLSEVKLVNMEHLSNWEEKQMFKEFMEDHNTATFPSKKYYSLDAYYRRQMEKEMKKGFKQVKATERTVFNDEEQRRQELLRAREKHKEEQVIALKREMESGMAQAMKEQAQLREEMAYQYKLGNFEAAAAIQRRLDPDAAV from the exons ATGCTGCGAAACCAAACGAAAATGTCGAGAGATGTTAACGGTAACGGTGTTCCGGCGAGAAACGCCACGAGCTCAGAGAAAGACGACGGAGAACCTCCGTCCAAAAGAGCTtcaaataaaattcaagaaGATTCCGACGTAGACACAGAAACCGATAAAAAGCATAGAAGCTCGAGGAAAAAAGCGCGTGAGAGTTCGGATTCGGATTCCGATAGCGATAAACGAAGCAGGAGGAAGAGGAAATCACGTAGGAGATACAGAAGCGATTCTGATTCGGAATCAGATTCCGGTTCGGATTCGGATTCAGAGAGCTACGAATCCGAACGGTCTGGTTCGGATTCGGAGTATTCCGGTTCGGAATCGGAGACGGTGAGGAaggagaggaagaagaagaaggagaaacGAAGGAGGAGAGAGAGGgaggaagagaagaggagaaggaggaaagagaaagagaagaagcaaaggaagaaggagaaagaagaagagagaaggaagaaagagaaacgaaaagagaagaagaaggagaaaaaagaaagaggGAAGAAAGGAGCTGTTACTAATTTATGGGGAAAATATGGTATTATAAGAGAAACTGATATGTG GACCAAACGTCCAGAGTTCACTGCATGGTTGTCAGAAGTTAAGCTG GTGAATATGGAGCATCTGTCTAATTGGGAAGAAAAACAGATGTTTAAAGA ATTTATGGAGGATCACAACACAGCTACATTCCCTTCCAAAAA GTATTACAGTCTTGATGCTTACTACAGGCGTCAAATGGAAAAAGAGATGAAAAAGGGTTTTAAGCAGGTTAAGGCAACAGAACGAACTGTTTTCAATGATGAAGAACAGCGCAG GCAAGAATTGTTGCGAGCACGTGAAAAACATAAGGAAGAGCAAGTAATAGCTTTGAAGCGCGAAATGGAAAGTGGAATG GCGCAAGCAATGAAAGAGCAAGCACAACTCAGGGAAGAGATGGCTTACCAATACAAGCTCGGCAACTTTGAG GCTGCTGCTGCAATCCAGAGAAGGTTGGACCCTGATGCTGCTGTGTAG